A single genomic interval of Aureliella helgolandensis harbors:
- the trpA gene encoding tryptophan synthase subunit alpha, translating into MSAIDQRFAELRAAGKKAFLPFLTAGDPSLAVTAQLLEKLSECGAAMAEVGIPYSDPIADGPVIQASYTRSLEAGIKLKDIFSMVAEVTPRLKMPLVSMASYSIIQRVGKERYVDDALKAGFSGAIVPDLLVEEAPELRGICRERDFSLIHLVTPTTPNARMLEIAKSSTGFIYFVSITGITGERNELPPGLLEKVQWLRERTELPICIGFGISRPEHIRALAPVADGLIVGSALVRRATQAATPEEAVAEVGKLARELVAAFDS; encoded by the coding sequence ATGTCAGCCATCGATCAACGCTTTGCTGAGCTTCGCGCCGCAGGCAAAAAAGCCTTCCTCCCGTTTTTGACTGCCGGAGATCCCTCGCTAGCCGTGACGGCACAGTTGTTGGAGAAGCTCTCGGAATGTGGCGCGGCCATGGCTGAGGTGGGAATACCGTACAGCGATCCGATTGCTGACGGGCCTGTGATCCAGGCCTCGTATACCCGCTCGCTCGAAGCGGGGATCAAACTCAAGGATATTTTTTCGATGGTGGCCGAGGTGACGCCTCGGCTGAAGATGCCGCTGGTTTCAATGGCCAGCTATTCGATCATTCAGCGGGTTGGCAAGGAACGCTATGTCGATGATGCTTTGAAAGCTGGGTTTTCTGGTGCAATTGTGCCCGATTTGCTTGTGGAGGAAGCTCCCGAGCTGCGCGGCATCTGTCGGGAGCGTGACTTTAGTTTGATTCACTTGGTCACGCCCACCACTCCCAACGCACGAATGCTTGAGATTGCCAAAAGTTCTACCGGCTTTATCTATTTTGTTTCGATCACAGGAATCACCGGCGAACGAAACGAGCTGCCTCCAGGTTTGCTCGAAAAGGTGCAGTGGTTGCGCGAGCGGACAGAGTTGCCGATCTGCATTGGTTTTGGAATTAGTCGCCCCGAGCATATTCGCGCGCTTGCACCGGTGGCTGATGGCTTGATTGTAGGCTCCGCTTTGGTGCGTCGAGCTACGCAGGCAGCCACCCCAGAGGAGGCGGTTGCGGAGGTCGGGAAACTCGCCCGCGAGCTAGTTGCAGCGTTCGATTCGTAG